From the Teredinibacter turnerae T7901 genome, one window contains:
- a CDS encoding DUF6653 family protein — protein MTLERKVANVFQLDDENWMKHSNPWSVWTRYSVLPFIVLAFWSRTWIGWWCLIPGLASLFWMFLNPIFFNRPASTRNWASKSVLGERVYLNRDKIDIPDIHKTPLFSLLNLISSVGMLLAIWAIVYYSVWGAVLGVSLAYIGKSWYLDRMVWLYESMKNNNAEYKSWDY, from the coding sequence ATGACTCTGGAACGTAAAGTAGCGAACGTATTTCAATTGGATGACGAAAATTGGATGAAGCACTCCAACCCCTGGAGTGTATGGACTCGATATTCTGTTCTACCCTTTATTGTATTGGCATTTTGGAGCCGCACCTGGATCGGCTGGTGGTGTTTAATTCCAGGTTTGGCATCGTTATTCTGGATGTTTTTGAATCCTATTTTTTTCAATCGCCCCGCCTCTACGCGTAACTGGGCTTCAAAATCCGTGCTCGGTGAGAGGGTATACCTAAATCGAGACAAAATCGACATCCCAGATATTCACAAAACCCCACTGTTTTCCTTACTCAACCTGATTTCTTCAGTGGGGATGCTGTTGGCAATATGGGCCATCGTTTACTACTCCGTTTGGGGCGCAGTGCTGGGTGTTTCTCTTGCTTACATAGGCAAGAGTTGGTACCTGGACCGGATGGTCTGGCTCTATGAATCGATGAAAAACAATAACGCAGAATATAAAAGCTGGGACTACTAA